In one Ictalurus punctatus breed USDA103 chromosome 19, Coco_2.0, whole genome shotgun sequence genomic region, the following are encoded:
- the LOC108280005 gene encoding fibrinogen-like protein 1 isoform X1, whose protein sequence is MIFIHNQDKQMISTVRIVTSWAGLLLLSLGVVTSEVRKTGDLVVQGTDCTEIKTVSPDASSGIYTIQPSGFRRPFKVYCEMRKDGGWTVIQRRSSGKVSFDRNWKEYKRGFGNIQKEHWLGLANIFALTKSKDHKSTLRVDLWDFEGGSVYANYQNFHIGNEKTAYKLHVGKYSGTAGDAIRGAYAGIDQNGYGFSTYDRDNDGCSPCIFGDIAVEDCSTNEGGGWWFSRCGSADLHGDWHSKENNRGWASGLHWLTWRSPEPYSAKATRMMVKTIKQS, encoded by the exons atgatttttattcacAACCAAGACAAACAG ATGATCAGCACAGTAAGGATAGTGACTAGCTGGGCCGGACTGCTCTTATTATCATTAGGCGTGGTCACTTCTGAGGTCAGGAAAACCGGCGATTTGGTTGTGCAAG ggacAGATtgcactgaaataaaaacagtttccCCAGATGCGTCAAGTGGCATCTATACCATTCAGCCATCTGGATTCAGAAGACCTTTCAAG GTTTACTGTGAGATGCGGAAGGATGGAGGATGGACTGTCATCCAGAGGAGGTCCAGTGGAAAGGTTTCCTTCGACAGGAACTGGAAAGAATATAAGAGGGGATTTGGAAATATTCAGA AGGAACACTGGCTGGGCCTTGCCAATATATTTGCTCTAACCAAAAGCAAGGATCATAAATCAACGCTCAGAGTAGACCTGTGGGACTTTGAAGGTGGTTCTGTCTATGCTAATTACCAAAATTTTCACATCGGCAATGAGAAGACAGCCTATAAACTGCATGTTGGAAAATACAGTGGCACTGCAG GTGATGCTATCCGTGGCGCATATGCTGGCATTGACCAGAATGGCTATGGTTTCAGTACATATGACCGTGACAATGATGGCTGCTCCCCATGCATTTTTGGGGATATTGCGGTTGAGGACTGCAGCACTAACGAGGGTGGAGGATGGTGGTTCAGTCGCTGTGGCTCAGCTGACCTGCATGGAGATTGGCACTCTAAGGAAAATAATCGGGGCTGGGCATCTGGCCTCCACTGGCTCACCTGGAGATCCCCTGAGCCGTACTCAGCTAAGGCAACACGCATGATGGTCAAGACCATTAAGCAGTCATAG
- the LOC108280005 gene encoding fibrinogen-like protein 1 isoform X2, producing the protein MMISTVRIVTSWAGLLLLSLGVVTSEVRKTGDLVVQGTDCTEIKTVSPDASSGIYTIQPSGFRRPFKVYCEMRKDGGWTVIQRRSSGKVSFDRNWKEYKRGFGNIQKEHWLGLANIFALTKSKDHKSTLRVDLWDFEGGSVYANYQNFHIGNEKTAYKLHVGKYSGTAGDAIRGAYAGIDQNGYGFSTYDRDNDGCSPCIFGDIAVEDCSTNEGGGWWFSRCGSADLHGDWHSKENNRGWASGLHWLTWRSPEPYSAKATRMMVKTIKQS; encoded by the exons ATG ATGATCAGCACAGTAAGGATAGTGACTAGCTGGGCCGGACTGCTCTTATTATCATTAGGCGTGGTCACTTCTGAGGTCAGGAAAACCGGCGATTTGGTTGTGCAAG ggacAGATtgcactgaaataaaaacagtttccCCAGATGCGTCAAGTGGCATCTATACCATTCAGCCATCTGGATTCAGAAGACCTTTCAAG GTTTACTGTGAGATGCGGAAGGATGGAGGATGGACTGTCATCCAGAGGAGGTCCAGTGGAAAGGTTTCCTTCGACAGGAACTGGAAAGAATATAAGAGGGGATTTGGAAATATTCAGA AGGAACACTGGCTGGGCCTTGCCAATATATTTGCTCTAACCAAAAGCAAGGATCATAAATCAACGCTCAGAGTAGACCTGTGGGACTTTGAAGGTGGTTCTGTCTATGCTAATTACCAAAATTTTCACATCGGCAATGAGAAGACAGCCTATAAACTGCATGTTGGAAAATACAGTGGCACTGCAG GTGATGCTATCCGTGGCGCATATGCTGGCATTGACCAGAATGGCTATGGTTTCAGTACATATGACCGTGACAATGATGGCTGCTCCCCATGCATTTTTGGGGATATTGCGGTTGAGGACTGCAGCACTAACGAGGGTGGAGGATGGTGGTTCAGTCGCTGTGGCTCAGCTGACCTGCATGGAGATTGGCACTCTAAGGAAAATAATCGGGGCTGGGCATCTGGCCTCCACTGGCTCACCTGGAGATCCCCTGAGCCGTACTCAGCTAAGGCAACACGCATGATGGTCAAGACCATTAAGCAGTCATAG
- the LOC124629247 gene encoding tetraspanin-7 — protein sequence MRERERAIDKAAARTMSCTLVTASYDSLPAQLSPHRVKDQHFARRLSSPHGLGARTSSAVPRRPLALPGYPLSFLQEPNNLNNHHQPLSLSLGSKASLAPPVPQADPAPPCCQTVGIVPLLRVALLIFSCLFWAGGLAIFTLGVWAQVSLADYMLLSSNHYPNAPMILLATGAAITSWGFLGCLGVAANLPCLLRIFGFFQLAVLMGGLAAGLSGLFYRQDIAGGFRSGLQRAVEGYGDDEGRADALDSLQRALKCCGAESWQDWLLSDWAVQDAVSLTSSSGNDTDYVSVPDSCCIRRKGCQNRPLPERGTGSIEGVGIHPHGCFKKVFSFVNDNIFHIAATVLTLAFTQVVGIILACLLANRLPSQPHRQGH from the coding sequence atgagagagagggaacgtGCAATAGATAAAGCTGCAGCCAGGACCATGAGCTGCACCCTTGTGACTGCATCTTATGATTCGCTGCCTGCTCAGTTGAGTCCTCATCGGGTAAAAGATCAACACTTTGCTCGGAGGCTTTCATCTCCACATGGTTTGGGAGCCCGCACCTCATCAGCCGTGCCTCGTCGTCCTTTAGCTCTGCCTGGATATCCACTTTCTTTCCTCCAGGAGCCAAACAACCTCAACAATCATCATCAgcctctctccctgtcactgGGTTCCAAAGCCTCGCTGGCGCCCCCTGTGCCTCAGGCAGACCCTGCCCCACCATGCTGCCAAACGGTGGGCATTGTGCCACTGCTACGTGTGGCACTACTCATCTTCAGCTGCCTCTTCTGGGCAGGCGGGTTGGCGATCTTCACCTTAGGAGTCTGGGCACAAGTGTCCCTGGCTGACTACATGCTGCTTTCATCTAACCACTACCCCAACGCTCCAATGATACTCCTAGCTACAGGTGCTGCTATCACCTCTTGGGGTTTCCTGGGTTGCCTGGGTGTGGCAGCCAACTTGCCCTGTCTTCTCCGCATCTTTGGATTCTTCCAGCTGGCTGTGCTCATGGGGGGATTGGCTGCTGGACTTTCAGGACTCTTCTACAGGCAAGACATCGCTGGAGGTTTCCGCAGCGGGCTACAGAGGGCAGTGGAGGGCTACGGAGATGACGAAGGACGTGCTGACGCTCTGGACAGCCTTCAGAGGGCGCTGAAGTGCTGCGGGGCAGAGAGCTGGCAGGACTGGCTCCTGTCTGACTGGGCTGTACAGGATGCTGTATCACTGACAAGTAGCTCAGGCAATGACACGGATTATGTGTCTGTACCGGACAGTTGTTGCATACGGCGCAAAGGCTGTCAGAACAGGCCGTTGCCAGAAAGAGGAACTGGTAGCATTGAAGGTGTGGGGATTCACCCACATGGTTGCTTTAAGAAAGTCTTTAGTTTTGTCAATGATAACATCTTTCACATTGCTGCTACTGTCCTAACTCTTGCTTTTACCCAGGTGGTGGGTATAATTCTGGCATGCCTGCTCGCCAACCGCCTACCTTCTCAGCCTCATAGGCAAGGCCACTAA